The following proteins are co-located in the [Pasteurella] mairii genome:
- the nrfA gene encoding cytochrome c552: protein MNILKKTLSSLCVVGAIVAFSHNALAENGEIKVEGLEKAPTLEQLAKSTDVKIESVNEKFATRYASQYNSWKATSESTEIVPAIEVNPRLIVLWAGYAFSKEYNKPRGHFYAITDVRNILRTGAPMDENSGPQPMACWTCKGPDVPRLMAEWGEQGYFDGKWAKGGSEIVNPIGCADCHDTTSKEFAEGKPALRIARPNSLRALEALGKKFSTLDKTDQRAAICANCHVEYYFDKNVTNNVVFPWYNGVDVNDMEKYYDDIEFKDWVHALSKAPMLKAQHPDYETWMLGVHGKNGVTCIDCHMPKVQGADGKVYTDHKIGNPFDAFESTCANCHDQSKEKLQGIVESRKHDIKEVMTQLEDQVVKAHFEAKAAWDAGATEEEMKDALKAIRHAQWRWDYSAAGHGGHIHAPDVILKVIASGLDRAADARAKLAVILTKHGVKTPLQYPDISSAEKAWKVIGVDIEKERADKQKFLKEIVPQWEKEAKEKGLILDAPAK, encoded by the coding sequence GTGAACATTTTGAAAAAAACGCTATCTTCTCTTTGTGTGGTCGGCGCTATCGTGGCATTTTCGCATAATGCCTTGGCAGAGAATGGCGAAATAAAAGTGGAAGGGCTCGAAAAAGCCCCTACCTTGGAACAGTTGGCTAAATCTACTGATGTCAAGATTGAATCGGTAAATGAAAAGTTTGCAACGCGGTATGCAAGCCAATATAACAGCTGGAAAGCCACATCAGAATCTACAGAAATTGTGCCGGCAATTGAGGTTAATCCTCGCCTTATCGTCTTATGGGCGGGTTATGCTTTCTCAAAAGAGTATAACAAACCGCGCGGTCACTTTTATGCGATTACTGATGTGCGTAATATTTTGCGTACTGGCGCACCAATGGATGAAAATTCCGGTCCGCAACCGATGGCATGTTGGACTTGTAAAGGTCCGGATGTGCCACGTTTGATGGCAGAATGGGGTGAGCAAGGCTATTTCGATGGTAAATGGGCGAAGGGCGGTTCTGAAATTGTTAACCCAATTGGTTGCGCCGACTGTCACGATACGACCTCTAAAGAGTTTGCAGAAGGGAAGCCGGCGTTACGCATTGCGCGTCCAAACAGTTTACGTGCCTTGGAAGCCTTGGGCAAAAAATTCAGTACCTTGGATAAAACCGATCAACGTGCGGCGATTTGTGCCAACTGTCACGTAGAATACTATTTCGATAAAAACGTCACTAACAACGTGGTATTCCCATGGTATAACGGAGTTGATGTGAATGATATGGAAAAATACTACGACGATATCGAATTTAAAGACTGGGTACACGCCCTTTCGAAAGCGCCAATGTTAAAAGCACAACACCCAGACTATGAAACTTGGATGTTGGGCGTACATGGTAAAAACGGGGTAACTTGTATTGATTGTCATATGCCGAAAGTACAAGGTGCGGATGGTAAAGTTTATACCGATCACAAAATTGGTAATCCGTTTGATGCCTTTGAAAGCACTTGTGCAAATTGTCATGATCAAAGTAAAGAAAAATTACAAGGTATTGTGGAATCCCGTAAACATGACATCAAAGAAGTGATGACCCAACTTGAAGATCAGGTGGTGAAAGCGCACTTTGAAGCCAAAGCTGCGTGGGATGCCGGCGCTACTGAAGAAGAAATGAAAGACGCGTTAAAAGCTATCCGTCATGCGCAATGGCGTTGGGATTATTCTGCTGCCGGTCACGGTGGTCATATCCATGCGCCAGATGTGATCTTAAAAGTGATTGCCAGCGGTTTGGATCGCGCCGCGGATGCACGTGCGAAATTGGCAGTGATTTTAACCAAACACGGTGTGAAAACGCCACTTCAGTACCCAGATATCTCTAGCGCAGAAAAAGCGTGGAAAGTGATTGGCGTGGATATTGAAAAAGAACGTGCGGATAAACAAAAATTCCTCAAAGAAATTGTGCCTCAATGGGAAAAAGAAGCAAAAGAAAAAGGCTTAATTTTGGATGCTCCGGCAAAATAG
- the nrfB gene encoding cytochrome c nitrite reductase, pentaheme subunit, with product MNVVLKTTAKLTALVGLLMLSLPSLANDKVAATESLSPLTYEPTLENQRDPNQYCASCHKFDSNGEQSGGEFHFGKFHGQHLQEKNPNNGEAITCVSCHGNISEDHRRGAKDVMRFQSDIFGDKKPMFTVEEQNQVCFACHQPKKLQEKLWAHDVHAMKLPCASCHTLHPESDAMQGIKPKEQVKLCVDCHGEQQKRLESGLPATPALKQKD from the coding sequence ATGAATGTGGTACTAAAAACAACAGCAAAATTGACCGCACTGGTAGGGCTGCTTATGTTGTCACTGCCGAGTTTGGCAAATGACAAAGTCGCTGCGACAGAAAGTCTGTCACCGCTCACTTATGAGCCGACCTTAGAAAACCAGCGGGATCCGAATCAGTATTGTGCCAGCTGCCATAAATTTGACAGCAATGGCGAGCAATCCGGTGGCGAATTCCATTTTGGTAAATTCCATGGTCAACATTTACAGGAAAAAAATCCGAATAATGGCGAGGCCATTACTTGTGTCAGTTGCCATGGCAATATCTCGGAAGATCACCGTCGTGGCGCGAAAGATGTAATGCGCTTCCAAAGCGATATTTTTGGCGATAAAAAACCAATGTTCACGGTAGAAGAACAAAACCAAGTGTGTTTTGCTTGCCATCAACCGAAAAAATTGCAAGAAAAACTCTGGGCGCATGATGTACACGCGATGAAATTGCCGTGCGCAAGTTGCCATACCCTGCACCCAGAAAGTGATGCAATGCAAGGGATTAAACCGAAAGAGCAAGTAAAACTTTGCGTAGATTGTCACGGTGAGCAGCAAAAACGTTTAGAATCTGGATTGCCTGCCACACCGGCATTAAAACAAAAGGATTGA
- the nrfF gene encoding cytochrome c nitrite reductase, accessory protein NrfF — MKKIIFSLIFFALSAQAEMVDTFQFHNDADRLRAVELAKSLRCPQCQNQNLVESNSPIAYDLRLKVYNMVNDGKSNDEIVRHMTDRFGNFVRYNPPFDWSTATLWLLPILLFAAAAIGIWQYSQGRSRHRVAPLSTQQQQQLASLLATKEEKK, encoded by the coding sequence ATGAAAAAGATTATTTTTAGCTTGATTTTTTTCGCCTTGAGCGCGCAAGCAGAGATGGTAGATACCTTTCAATTTCACAATGACGCCGATCGCCTACGCGCGGTGGAATTGGCGAAATCCTTGCGCTGCCCGCAATGTCAAAATCAAAATTTGGTGGAATCCAATTCGCCGATTGCCTACGATTTGCGCCTTAAAGTGTATAACATGGTCAACGACGGAAAAAGTAACGACGAGATCGTGCGCCACATGACCGATCGTTTTGGCAATTTTGTCCGCTACAATCCGCCTTTTGATTGGTCCACCGCTACCTTGTGGTTGTTACCGATCTTATTATTTGCTGCCGCCGCTATCGGCATTTGGCAATACAGCCAAGGGCGTAGTCGTCATCGCGTTGCGCCCTTAAGTACGCAACAACAGCAACAATTGGCAAGCCTACTGGCGACAAAGGAAGAGAAAAAATGA
- the dsbE gene encoding periplasmic protein thiol:disulfide oxidoreductases DsbE, whose amino-acid sequence MKRSRLVFLPLAGIILVCIALLFGLRQDPKQIASALIGKPVPEFYQADLLDSARTLSNKDLPKTPFLINVWGSWCEYCKREHPFLMQLAAQNVSIVGLNYRDKVQNALEMLHKTGNPFSLVINDGKGEFALKLGVDGAPETYLVDQHGVIQYRYVGELNETVWQQEFLPKIKELTP is encoded by the coding sequence ATGAAAAGATCACGCTTAGTTTTTTTACCCTTAGCCGGGATAATTTTAGTTTGTATCGCGTTATTATTCGGTTTGCGCCAAGATCCAAAACAAATCGCCTCGGCGCTGATTGGCAAACCGGTACCGGAATTTTACCAAGCAGATTTATTGGATTCTGCGCGTACGTTGAGCAACAAAGATTTGCCGAAAACCCCATTTTTGATCAACGTGTGGGGCAGTTGGTGCGAATATTGCAAGCGGGAACATCCATTTTTGATGCAATTAGCCGCGCAAAATGTCAGCATTGTTGGGCTGAATTATCGTGATAAAGTGCAAAATGCGCTGGAAATGTTGCACAAAACCGGCAATCCCTTTAGTTTGGTGATCAATGACGGAAAAGGCGAATTCGCCCTGAAATTAGGCGTGGACGGTGCGCCGGAAACCTACTTAGTGGATCAACATGGTGTCATTCAATATCGTTATGTCGGCGAGCTGAATGAAACCGTATGGCAACAAGAATTTCTTCCTAAAATCAAAGAATTAACTCCATGA
- the nrfC gene encoding cytochrome c nitrite reductase, Fe-S protein, whose amino-acid sequence MTACTRRNFVSGMGALILMTGTSANVVAQSAAEKKTIRYAMLHDESTCIGCTACMEACREANQVPEGVSRLEIIRSQPYGEFPNAQYEFFRHSCQHCTNAPCVSVCPTGASYIDVSTGIVDVHKDLCVGCQYCIAVCPYRVRFIHPIHKTADKCNFCRDTHLAKGKQPACVESCPTHALTFGDTNDPQSAISLKLKQVQTYRTKVELGTDPNLYHVPATKQGEIRR is encoded by the coding sequence ATGACAGCTTGTACACGCCGAAATTTTGTTTCGGGCATGGGGGCGTTGATCCTGATGACCGGAACCTCAGCTAATGTCGTCGCGCAAAGTGCAGCGGAGAAAAAAACGATTCGTTATGCCATGTTGCATGATGAAAGCACTTGTATCGGTTGTACCGCTTGTATGGAGGCTTGTCGTGAAGCCAATCAAGTGCCGGAAGGTGTCTCTCGTTTAGAGATTATTCGTAGCCAACCCTATGGCGAATTTCCGAATGCACAGTACGAGTTTTTCCGCCATTCTTGTCAACATTGTACGAATGCGCCTTGTGTTAGTGTCTGCCCAACTGGAGCGTCTTATATTGATGTATCCACGGGGATTGTGGATGTGCATAAAGATCTTTGTGTCGGATGTCAATATTGTATCGCGGTATGCCCTTATCGTGTGCGTTTTATTCACCCTATCCATAAAACTGCCGATAAGTGCAATTTTTGCCGCGATACCCACTTGGCAAAAGGCAAACAGCCGGCTTGTGTTGAGTCCTGCCCGACACACGCCTTAACCTTTGGCGATACTAACGATCCGCAAAGTGCGATTTCCTTGAAATTAAAACAGGTACAAACCTATCGCACCAAAGTGGAATTGGGGACGGATCCGAATTTATACCATGTTCCTGCAACCAAACAGGGGGAGATTAGACGATGA
- the nrfE gene encoding cytochrome c-type biogenesis protein, with translation MIPELGFIALIFAFVSSGVLALIPHWAIYRRQQGWMRLTWNLSYVFGLFTTISIICLAYAFAVDDFSVAYVAHHSNSQLPIFFKIAATWGGHEGSMLFWLFALSIWVMAFAYFSPKIDPVIAARTLGILGAICFGFCLFILFFSNPFERQFPIITEGRDLNPMLQDVGLIFHPPLLYLGYVGFAVNFALTMAALFSGYFDAAIARWMRRWVLGSWLFLTLGIMLGSWWAYYELGWGGWWFWDPVENASLLPWLLGLALLHSLFVSEQRGIYYYWTILFSLFTFAFSLLGTFIVRSGVLTSVHAFAMDSERGIALLVLFFLLMVSALTLFAFKVNIQSSAVRFSLISKETLMLLANVLFTVATVSVFVGTFYPMLFSLLGWGSISVGAPYFNRIFLPLVALALLAMWWVFSAKWQKIKHTLWLKRTILLLPALALSYVLIDLQRQQNPILPFNAMAFVFVALSFWLIFTMLCIDWRKMNLRYLGMIVAHCGVAVTVIGAVMSSYYGSEIGVRLAPNQSQTLNGYEFRYLGFKHEIGANYTAEKAHFEIYKNQQKVTALYPERRYYDVRTMNMSEVGIHWGWLGDIYIVMGDKLSSGEFAFRLHYKPFVRWLWLGGIMMALGALLAAFGLKQRKNT, from the coding sequence ATGATCCCTGAGCTTGGTTTTATAGCCCTTATTTTTGCTTTTGTCAGCAGTGGCGTATTAGCGCTGATTCCGCATTGGGCGATTTATCGACGCCAGCAGGGATGGATGCGATTGACTTGGAATTTGAGCTATGTATTTGGGCTGTTTACCACGATTTCCATTATCTGCCTTGCTTATGCTTTTGCAGTAGATGATTTTTCTGTGGCGTATGTAGCGCACCATTCCAATTCTCAACTGCCGATCTTTTTTAAAATCGCCGCCACTTGGGGCGGACATGAAGGTTCCATGTTGTTTTGGCTGTTTGCCTTGAGCATTTGGGTGATGGCGTTTGCGTATTTTAGCCCTAAAATCGACCCCGTTATTGCGGCGCGTACCTTAGGGATTTTAGGCGCTATCTGTTTCGGTTTTTGCTTATTTATTCTGTTTTTCTCCAATCCTTTTGAGCGACAATTTCCTATCATCACCGAAGGGCGCGATTTAAACCCCATGTTGCAAGATGTCGGCTTAATTTTTCATCCGCCGCTCTTGTATTTGGGCTATGTCGGATTTGCGGTGAATTTTGCTTTAACCATGGCAGCATTATTCAGCGGTTATTTTGACGCGGCTATCGCGCGCTGGATGCGTCGTTGGGTACTTGGCTCATGGCTTTTTTTAACCCTCGGTATCATGCTAGGATCTTGGTGGGCATATTATGAATTAGGCTGGGGCGGCTGGTGGTTCTGGGATCCGGTGGAAAACGCCTCTTTGCTACCTTGGTTATTGGGATTGGCTTTATTGCACAGTCTTTTCGTCAGCGAACAGCGCGGCATTTACTATTACTGGACCATTTTATTTTCCCTGTTCACGTTCGCTTTTAGCTTGCTCGGTACGTTTATCGTGCGTTCCGGCGTATTAACTTCCGTTCACGCTTTCGCTATGGACAGCGAACGCGGCATTGCGCTGTTGGTCTTATTTTTCTTACTCATGGTCAGCGCGTTAACCTTATTCGCCTTCAAGGTCAATATTCAATCAAGTGCGGTGCGTTTTTCGTTAATTTCTAAAGAAACGCTGATGCTACTTGCCAATGTCTTATTTACCGTCGCCACCGTTAGCGTTTTCGTCGGAACCTTTTATCCGATGTTGTTTAGCCTGCTCGGTTGGGGATCCATTTCCGTCGGCGCGCCTTATTTTAATCGTATTTTTCTGCCACTGGTGGCGTTGGCATTATTGGCAATGTGGTGGGTATTTTCGGCAAAATGGCAAAAAATCAAGCACACTTTATGGCTAAAACGCACGATCTTGCTTTTGCCCGCTTTGGCTTTAAGCTATGTGTTAATTGATTTACAACGCCAACAAAACCCCATTTTACCCTTTAACGCCATGGCGTTTGTGTTTGTCGCGCTTTCCTTTTGGTTGATTTTCACCATGTTGTGCATTGATTGGCGCAAGATGAATTTACGTTATTTGGGCATGATCGTCGCGCATTGTGGCGTTGCAGTGACGGTGATTGGCGCGGTGATGTCGAGTTATTATGGCAGCGAAATCGGCGTGCGTTTAGCGCCAAATCAAAGCCAAACCTTAAACGGATATGAATTTCGCTATTTAGGTTTTAAACATGAAATTGGCGCCAATTATACTGCCGAAAAAGCCCATTTTGAGATTTATAAAAATCAGCAAAAAGTGACCGCACTTTATCCCGAACGCCGCTATTATGACGTGCGTACCATGAATATGTCGGAAGTAGGCATCCATTGGGGCTGGCTGGGCGATATTTATATTGTGATGGGCGACAAATTAAGCAGCGGCGAATTTGCGTTTAGATTGCATTACAAACCTTTCGTGCGCTGGCTTTGGTTGGGCGGTATTATGATGGCATTGGGCGCGCTTTTGGCGGCATTTGGCTTAAAACAACGGAAAAACACATGA
- the nrfD gene encoding cytochrome c nitrite reductase, NrfD subunit, producing the protein MNSPFHFPSLVWDHTIAIYLFLLGISAGATMLSVILKRSGLAGEDPSQNNFLRCNAWLAPISIMIGLLLLIFHLARPWTFWFLMFNYSHTSIMSVGVMLFQVYMVFLILWLAIIFRTIVLSYVKRFVPKLENFVAKCIDIATKFTNLIEIITLLCSIALGAYTGFLLSALISYPMLNNPVLPILFLASGTSSGIAALIVCALLFTKESTHSTSMAFLHKFEFPVVLAEAFLLFAFFFGLYLGGGQKTVAFETALLGGFWASVFWIGVVGIGIVLPLLLNAFANEQLKHKKGFMLLVATLTLIGVFCLRYFVLYAGQMTLA; encoded by the coding sequence ATGAACAGCCCATTTCACTTTCCTTCTTTGGTTTGGGATCATACCATTGCGATCTATCTCTTTTTATTAGGGATTTCCGCCGGTGCAACAATGTTGTCAGTGATCTTAAAACGTAGCGGTTTAGCTGGAGAAGATCCGTCACAAAACAATTTCTTACGTTGTAATGCGTGGCTGGCGCCAATTAGCATTATGATTGGTTTGCTATTGTTGATTTTCCACTTGGCACGCCCTTGGACGTTTTGGTTTTTGATGTTTAATTACAGCCATACTTCCATTATGTCCGTTGGGGTGATGTTGTTCCAAGTGTACATGGTCTTTTTGATCCTGTGGTTGGCGATTATTTTTAGAACTATCGTATTAAGCTATGTGAAACGTTTTGTACCAAAATTGGAAAATTTCGTGGCAAAATGTATCGATATTGCAACGAAGTTTACAAATTTAATCGAAATTATCACCTTGCTTTGCAGTATTGCTTTAGGCGCTTATACCGGTTTCCTATTATCCGCCTTGATCAGCTATCCAATGTTGAATAATCCAGTGTTGCCGATTTTGTTCTTGGCGTCCGGAACTTCCTCAGGTATTGCGGCGTTGATTGTGTGCGCCTTGTTATTTACCAAAGAAAGTACCCACTCAACATCTATGGCATTTTTGCATAAATTTGAGTTTCCGGTGGTGTTGGCGGAAGCCTTTTTGTTGTTTGCCTTTTTCTTCGGTTTATACCTTGGTGGCGGACAAAAAACGGTTGCTTTTGAGACCGCACTTTTAGGCGGCTTCTGGGCGAGTGTGTTCTGGATTGGCGTCGTCGGTATTGGCATTGTATTACCGTTATTACTCAACGCCTTTGCCAACGAGCAGCTAAAACACAAAAAAGGCTTTATGTTACTGGTTGCTACATTAACCTTAATCGGGGTATTCTGTTTGCGTTATTTCGTGCTTTACGCCGGACAAATGACCCTTGCCTAA